One part of the Haliotis asinina isolate JCU_RB_2024 chromosome 2, JCU_Hal_asi_v2, whole genome shotgun sequence genome encodes these proteins:
- the LOC137273638 gene encoding far upstream element-binding protein 1-like isoform X4 produces MDQSGGPGGFDAQSAFADAVARARQIAAKINQPGGGDAGQQGVKRPFEEGSTGLGEPEAKKTPAAIVDPIGAQLRAIADQQRVADQQRASQAAQAAQEAAARINQQLGVASSGPPSSIPKPHLEMVSTEEYAVPDKMVGLIIGKGGEQITRLQAETGCKVQIAPDDVCKHFADSGGLPERMCTLTGPPSAIQACKQAINLIIERGKSSQGPMDPNQLYDGQAVVEMSIPGNKVGLIIGKGGETIRQLQERAGVKMVMIQDSNSPTACDKPLRITGDPNKCQRAKEMVIELLAEKDMEMGGGGGGGRFNDYGMGGRGGGTEIPVPRAAVGLVIGKGGEMIKKIQTETGAKVQFKPDDGQTPDRICAITGPPDKVNQAVGMIHELLDNANQFGPGGMGRGGGGGGFGMGRGGRGGGRGGGGGRGGFPPGGPGRGGMGRGFDGGFQDGTTYTVPSDKCGLVIGKGGETIREINRQSGAHVELDRNPPPNPGEKIFNIRGNPQQIQHAIQMICEKAGLQSDGPGPGGPGGPMGPGPGGPGPQGPGPQGPPGPGPQGPGYDQYGQYGQPGQPPANAYGQGWNAYGQTPPQNDSDKQAQDANAAAWAAYYAQYYAQYGQYGQYSQQQQQGQQPQQQQQQPQTQQTQPSQQPQSFPQPTINPQTGQADYSTAWAEYYRQQGMHYQANLIMQQAAAAAQGGQQPPQQ; encoded by the exons ATGGATCAATCTGGTGGTCCAGGTGGATTTGATGCACAATCGGCTTTCGCGGACGCAGTAGCAAGAGCAAGACAG ATAGCAGCTAAAATCAACCAGCCCGGAGGGGGCGATGCAGGACAGCAGGGTGTGAAGAGGCCATTTGAAGAGGGATCAACTGGGCTTG GTGAACCAGAAGCAAAGAAAACCCCAGCTGCAATTGTAGATC CTATAGGAGCACAGCTGAGAGCGATAGCAGATCAACAAAGAGTAGCTGATCAGCAAAG AGCCAGTCAGGCTGCACAGGCTGCACAAGAAGCAGCAGCAAGAATCAATCAGCAGCTAGGAGTAGCATCATCTGGTCCTCCATCAAGCATCCCCAAACCACACCTCGAGATGGTCAGCACAGAAGAATACGCAGTTCCTGACAAGATGGTCGGATTAA TTATTGGTAAAGGTGGTGAACAAATTACACGGTTGCAAGCAGAGACAGGCTGCAAAGTACAGATTGCCCCAG ATGATGTATGTAAACATTTTGCAGATAGTGGAGGTCTGCCTGAAAGAATGTGCACCCTCACAGGCCCCCCAAGTGCTATACA AGCTTGTAAGCAGGCAATCAATCTTATCATTGAAAGAGGAAAAAGCTCACAGGGTCCAATGGATCCTAATCAATTGTATGATGGGCAAGCTGTGGTAGAGATGAGTATACCAGGCAACAAGGTTGGCCTCATCATTGGCAAGGGTGGGGAAACCATCAGGCAACTACAG GAGCGTGCTGGTGTTAAGATGGTGATGATTCAAGACAGCAATTCTCCCACAGCTTGTGATAAGCCTCTACGCATTACAGGGGATCCCAACAAGTGTCAG agagCCAAGGAAATGGTTATTGAACTGTTGGCAGAAAAGGACATGGAG ATGGGTGGAGGCGGAGGCGGAGGCAGATTCAATGACTATGGAATGGGTGGCAGAGGAGGTGGAACTGAG ATACCTGTCCCCAGAGCAGCGGTTGGACTTGTTATTGGCAAGGGCGGAGAAATGATCAAAAAGATTCaaacagaaactggtgcaaaagTACAGTTCAAGCCAG atgatggacagACACCAGACAGAATTTGTGCTATTACAGGCCCTCCTGACAAGGTTAACCAAGCTGTAGGAATGATCCATGAACTGTTGGATAATGCAAAT CAGTTTGGTCCTGGCGGTATGGGTCGAGGTGGCGGCGGTGGTGGTTTTGGAATGGGACGAGGAGGTCGTGGTGGGGGACGAGGTGGAGGTGGCGGCAGAGGTGGCTTCCCCCCAGGGGGACCAGGCAGAGGGGGCATGGGCAGAGGATTTGATGGAGGATTTCAAGATGGAACTACATACACAGTACCCTCAGACAAGTGTGGATTAGTTATTGGAAAAG GTGGAGAGACCATCAGAGAAATTAATCGTCAGTCTGGAGCACATGTGGAGTTGGACAGAAACCCACCTCCAAACCCAGGAGAGAAGATCTTTAACATCCGTGGAAATCCTCAGCAAATACAACATGCCATTCAGATGATATGTGAGAAGGCAGGGTTACAGTCTGAT GGTCCAGGACCAGGTGGCCCAGGTGGTCCAATGGGCCCAGGTCCTGGTGGTCCAGGTCCTCAAGGTCCGGGTCCACAAGGCCCTCCCGGCCCAGGGCCTCAGGGACCAGGCTATGACCAGTATGGTCAATACGGACAACCAGG ACAACCACCAGCAAATGCCTATGGTCAAGGATGGAATGCTTATGGACAAACACCCCCTCAGAATGACA GTGACAAGCAGGCACAAGACGCAAATGCTGCTGCGTGGGCTGCTTATTATGCTCAGTATTATGCTCAGTATGGTCAGTATGGGCAATACagtcagcagcagcagcaaggtcagcagccgcaacagcaacagcagcagcctcAAACTCAACAGACACAACCCTCTCAACAGCCCCAGAGTTTCCCACAACCTA CAATCAACCCCCAGACAGGCCAGGCAGACTACAGCACTGCATGGGCTGAGTACTACAGACAGCAGGGTATGCACTACCAGGCCAACCTCATCATGCAGcaggcagcagcagcagcacaaGGAGGCCAGCAGCCTCCCCAACAGTAG